From the genome of Vulpes lagopus strain Blue_001 chromosome 2, ASM1834538v1, whole genome shotgun sequence, one region includes:
- the CITED2 gene encoding cbp/p300-interacting transactivator 2: MADHMMAMNHGRFPDGPGALHHHPAHRMGMGQFPSPHHHQQPQPQPQHAFNALMGEHIHYGAGGMNATSGIRHAMGPGTVSGGHPPSALAPAARFSNSQFMGPPVASQGGSLPASMQLQKLNNQYFNHHPYPHNHYMPDLHPAAGHQMNGTNQHFRDCNPKHSGGSSTPGGSGGGSTPGGSGGTSGGGAGSGGSGGGSGGNVPASVAHVPAAMLPPNVIDTDFIDEEVLMSLVIEMGLDRIKELPELWLGQNEFDFMTDFVCKQQPSRVSC; this comes from the coding sequence ATGGCAGACCACATGATGGCCATGAACCACGGGCGCTTCCCCGACGGCCCCGGCGCGCTGCACCACCACCCCGCCCACCGCATGGGCATGGGCCAGTTCCCGAGCccgcaccaccaccagcagccgcagccgcagccgcagcacGCCTTCAACGCCCTGATGGGCGAGCACATACACTACGGCGCGGGCGGCATGAACGCCACGAGCGGCATCAGGCACGCGATGGGGCCGGGGACTGTGAGCGGAGGGCACCCCCCGAGCGCGCTGGCGCCCGCGGCCAGGTTCAGCAACTCCCAGTTCATGGGCCCCCCGGTGGCCAGCCAGGGAGGCTCCCTGCCGGCCAGCATGCAGCTGCAGAAGCTCAACAACCAGTATTTCAACCATCACCCCTACCCCCACAACCACTACATGCCGGATTTGCACCCTGCTGCAGGCCACCAGATGAACGGGACGAACCAGCACTTCCGAGATTGCAACCCCAAGCACAGCGGCGGCAGCAGCACCCCcggcggctcgggcggcggcAGCACCCCCGGCGGCTCGGGCGGCAcctcgggcggcggcgcgggcagcggcggcagcggcggcggcagcggcggcaaCGTGCCCGCCTCGGTGGCCCACGTCCCTGCTGCGATGCTGCCGCCCAATGTCATAGACACTGATTTCATCGACGAGGAAGTGCTTATGTCCTTAGTGATAGAAATGGGTTTGGACCGCATCAAGGAGCTGCCCGAACTCTGGCTGGGGCAGAACGAGTTTGACTTCATGACGGACTTCGTGTGCAAACAGCAGCCCAGCAGAGTAAGCTGCTGA